The window TTTCGCGAGAAGATAGGTGCGGAGCACAAATCATCGCGGCCGTTCGGGTTTGAACCCGTGACAACTTGGTGCCATGGCCAATCGTGCCATCATCGAGAAATGACTCACCGTGGTCGCCCAGCATTGCGATAACGGCGTCGCTCTGGAGCACTTCAGCCAATTCCGCATCGAGCGAGCGGGCGGCGTTGCGGTATCGATTCCACACGCTGCCCCGCCATGATTGGGGGTAGGGAATGGGGTAGTCGGCCGAGGCCGCCGGTTGATCCCTCGCGTGGGCGTCCGCAACGTCAAACGGCGTGTGAGTGCTGTAGAGAAACAACACCGCCAGCCGTGGAGGTCGGGCATGCGGGGATTCAGGTTTTCGAAGAAACTGGACTGTCTTGGCGATGGACCGTCGGTCCGACGCCAGCCAGTCCATCGGTTCGGTCTCGTAGCGATCGTATTGCCGCGGCGATAGAAAGGCGTCCATTTGAAACGTACCCCAATCATCATGCCCTGCAAAGAAACCGAGTTCGTAACCTGCTTGGCGGAAGAGTCGGTTGAGGGCAGGAGCGAATCGAACCTCGGATCGATAGAACCAAATTGATTCCAGTCCGCTGACTAATGAAAAAATACCGAGACTCGTGGCGTTGCCACCGGAATAGTGCTGCCGCAGCCACCATCCTGACCGCGCCGCTGCGAATGTGTGCGGCACGATGTCCGGAGCCAGCATTTCGCTCCGCAGCGACTCACAAATGATAATTAATACATCCGGTCTCGGAGCGGGACCGGTATCAACCGTCGGCTCGATAACGACGTTCATTCGCATCTGCCGCATCCGACTGCTTACGCTGTCGGAAAAGCTGGCGAGATCAAACGTAAAAGGTTGGACCGACTCGGCGCCCCGCTGATCAGGATCATTTTGTTCGCCAGCCTTGCTAGGAATGTCAACATTCAAACCAAGGAGATTGAAGGGATGACGCGTGATCTGGGCGTGCGTGGCAGCAAGCATTTCACTGCGCCCTTGCGAAAGCCACAGCAGCGAACCACAGACGATCGCGGTGCAAGATAATGTAGCTGTGAACGACAACATGCGGACAGCCAGCGGATTCTCAGTGAGCCACCACGTTAACAGTTTCGACAATCTGATACCGATCGCGACATAGACCGCGATCGCGAGTAGCGGCACCAACATTCCCCACGAAAAGAACGCGATCAGTCGCGGTAGATGCTCGCGAATTGCCTCTCGAAAGTCACTCGAAGCCAAATGCATTCCGCTGCCGCGAAAAACGAGCACGGCGACCGCGAATCCTATCGGCATCAGTGCAAACAAGCAGGAACTGTGTCTGACCGCCGCTCCCGGACGCTGCCAGTACCAGGCAACCGCAAGTAACAGCGGAGTGATCTGTAATAGAACACATTCTCCCGCAACCCATGCCATCTCCGAGAAGGAGAGTGTCCAAGCGTGCATTCCGAGTGGATGCGACACCACCAACAGAAACATCCAGATGCACCAACACCACCATTGTAAGAATAGCAATTGTAGTGAGTATGAGTGGGCAGTCGGTCGCATGAAATCAGTTTGTAAAACGTCGCTCGTCTGGCGGGATCCACGCAATGGACCGCCCGGAAAG of the Allorhodopirellula heiligendammensis genome contains:
- a CDS encoding sulfatase-like hydrolase/transferase, coding for MRPTAHSYSLQLLFLQWWCWCIWMFLLVVSHPLGMHAWTLSFSEMAWVAGECVLLQITPLLLAVAWYWQRPGAAVRHSSCLFALMPIGFAVAVLVFRGSGMHLASSDFREAIREHLPRLIAFFSWGMLVPLLAIAVYVAIGIRLSKLLTWWLTENPLAVRMLSFTATLSCTAIVCGSLLWLSQGRSEMLAATHAQITRHPFNLLGLNVDIPSKAGEQNDPDQRGAESVQPFTFDLASFSDSVSSRMRQMRMNVVIEPTVDTGPAPRPDVLIIICESLRSEMLAPDIVPHTFAAARSGWWLRQHYSGGNATSLGIFSLVSGLESIWFYRSEVRFAPALNRLFRQAGYELGFFAGHDDWGTFQMDAFLSPRQYDRYETEPMDWLASDRRSIAKTVQFLRKPESPHARPPRLAVLFLYSTHTPFDVADAHARDQPAASADYPIPYPQSWRGSVWNRYRNAARSLDAELAEVLQSDAVIAMLGDHGESFLDDGTIGHGTKLSRVQTRTAAMICAPHLSSREIRERTTHMDVLPTLLGAAGIELSLPGQFDGLNLETATLTELQTRTFSISNLVGRDLVLVPPATRRSGATFGTRVEFSLLDNTISPRGAINAQGNLSGPGDRGLLRDWMEQLVR